A single genomic interval of Saccharothrix saharensis harbors:
- a CDS encoding sulfurtransferase codes for MHPLISTEALAAALDGAEPPVVLDVRWRLGGPPGRQDYEVGHVPGAVYVDLDTELSAPPGAGGRHPLPDPAALQAVLRAAGVRRHHPVVAYDGGDGSVAARAWWLLRWAGHPEVAVLDGGYAAWTAEGHPVNADTPTPVPGDIEVRPGSMPVLDADGAAAFTASGTLLDARAPERYRGEAEPVDPRAGHIPGALNAPTSGHTSDGRWLPAAALAERFEAIGVSPDRPVAAYCGSGVTASSVVLALEVAGITKPDAPAPLYAGSWSQWSSDPTRPAATGPEAG; via the coding sequence GTGCACCCACTGATCAGCACCGAAGCCCTGGCCGCCGCGCTGGACGGGGCCGAACCACCCGTCGTGCTCGACGTCCGCTGGCGACTGGGCGGACCGCCGGGACGTCAAGACTACGAGGTCGGGCACGTTCCCGGTGCCGTCTACGTCGACCTGGACACCGAGCTGTCCGCCCCGCCGGGAGCCGGTGGCCGCCACCCGCTGCCGGACCCGGCGGCGCTCCAGGCCGTGCTGCGCGCCGCGGGCGTCCGCCGCCATCACCCGGTCGTGGCCTACGACGGCGGTGACGGCTCGGTCGCCGCCCGTGCGTGGTGGCTGCTGCGGTGGGCCGGTCACCCGGAGGTGGCGGTCCTGGACGGCGGCTACGCGGCGTGGACCGCCGAGGGCCATCCGGTCAACGCCGACACGCCGACGCCTGTTCCCGGTGACATCGAGGTGCGGCCGGGCTCGATGCCGGTGCTGGACGCCGACGGGGCCGCCGCGTTCACCGCGTCCGGCACGCTGCTCGACGCCCGCGCGCCCGAGCGCTACCGGGGCGAGGCCGAGCCGGTCGACCCGCGCGCCGGCCACATCCCGGGCGCGCTGAACGCGCCGACCTCGGGCCACACGTCCGACGGCCGCTGGCTGCCCGCCGCGGCGCTGGCCGAGCGCTTCGAGGCGATCGGCGTCTCCCCGGACCGCCCGGTGGCGGCCTACTGCGGGTCCGGCGTCACGGCGTCGTCCGTGGTCCTGGCCCTGGAAGTGGCCGGCATCACGAAGCCGGACGCTCCCGCCCCGCTCTACGCGGGCTCGTGGTCGCAGTGGTCCTCGGACCCCACCCG
- a CDS encoding metal-dependent transcriptional regulator translates to MNELIDTTEMYLRTIYELEEEGVVPLRARIAERLAQSGPTVSQTVGRMERDGLVIVADDRHLELTEQGRNLAIAVMRKHRLAERLLVDIIGLEWEHVHSEACRWEHVMSEAVERKLVKLLGNPTTSPYGNPIPGLDKLGDGEPAPAAEADLVRVDEVARRGGGRVEVRRIAEHVQLDPDLMAELKAAGVVPGGTVEIDSMGGAKVIQVRGNGTVAELDPAVAHAVLVQAR, encoded by the coding sequence GTGAACGAGCTCATCGACACTACCGAGATGTACCTCCGCACGATCTACGAGCTCGAAGAAGAGGGCGTAGTGCCTCTGCGCGCGCGGATCGCCGAGCGGCTGGCGCAGAGCGGTCCGACGGTCAGCCAGACGGTCGGGCGGATGGAGCGCGACGGCCTGGTCATCGTGGCGGACGACCGCCACCTGGAGCTGACCGAGCAGGGTCGCAACCTGGCCATCGCGGTCATGCGCAAGCACCGGCTCGCCGAGCGCCTCCTGGTCGACATCATCGGCCTGGAGTGGGAGCACGTGCACAGCGAGGCGTGCCGCTGGGAGCACGTCATGAGCGAGGCCGTCGAGCGCAAGCTGGTCAAGCTCCTCGGCAACCCGACCACCTCGCCCTACGGCAACCCCATCCCGGGTCTGGACAAGCTGGGCGACGGCGAGCCCGCCCCGGCGGCCGAGGCGGACCTCGTGCGCGTGGACGAGGTGGCCCGGCGCGGCGGCGGTCGCGTCGAGGTGCGCCGGATCGCCGAGCACGTGCAGCTCGACCCGGACCTGATGGCCGAGCTGAAGGCCGCCGGCGTGGTGCCGGGCGGCACGGTCGAGATCGACTCGATGGGCGGCGCGAAGGTCATCCAGGTGCGTGGCAACGGCACGGTCGCCGAGCTGGACCCGGCGGTGGCGCACGCCGTCCTGGTGCAGGCCCGGTGA